Proteins encoded within one genomic window of Citricoccus muralis:
- a CDS encoding ABC transporter permease yields the protein MTEVNRDLSAQHQAKSGAGENAPTATTADFITAVRNNYGGFEKLHPVAGRPRLGIYLKQLWQRRHFIWLQSRSRVITGTDDSRLGSVWLVLRPILDAVFYWMIFGLLLRFDRGMSNYVAYVIIGVFMYQFTSYALTAGTRTITSSLALTRAFQFPRMALPVADLVYDTMQRMLAVAVMFMIIMIIPPHELPEWSWLLFPAVLALQLILSFGFMLILARLSTHLPDISRIMQFVTRFLMYGSGVIFPITRVTQNYPALEAIIELNPIYVFLVMYREILIDGVVPATEHWIMLSIWAGVTFIIGFFVFWLGEESYGRDQHK from the coding sequence ATGACTGAGGTGAACCGTGACCTCTCGGCACAGCACCAGGCGAAGAGCGGTGCTGGCGAGAATGCCCCGACCGCTACTACAGCTGACTTCATTACCGCTGTTCGCAATAATTACGGTGGCTTCGAAAAGCTTCACCCGGTGGCTGGTCGCCCTCGACTTGGCATTTATTTAAAGCAACTCTGGCAAAGGCGTCACTTCATCTGGCTTCAGTCACGGAGTCGTGTCATCACTGGCACCGACGACAGTCGCCTCGGATCCGTCTGGCTTGTTCTGCGGCCAATACTTGACGCTGTTTTCTATTGGATGATCTTCGGCCTGTTACTTCGTTTCGATCGCGGAATGAGCAACTACGTGGCGTACGTCATCATTGGCGTGTTCATGTATCAATTCACGAGTTACGCACTCACTGCAGGTACTCGCACCATCACCTCCTCTTTGGCCCTGACACGGGCGTTCCAATTTCCCCGCATGGCGTTGCCGGTTGCTGACCTCGTCTACGACACTATGCAGCGCATGTTGGCAGTCGCAGTCATGTTCATGATCATCATGATCATTCCGCCACATGAGTTGCCGGAATGGTCATGGCTCTTGTTCCCTGCCGTTCTTGCTCTTCAGTTGATACTTAGTTTCGGGTTCATGCTGATCCTGGCCCGCCTGAGCACGCACCTACCTGACATCAGCCGCATCATGCAGTTCGTGACACGTTTCTTGATGTACGGATCCGGCGTGATCTTCCCTATCACTCGTGTCACGCAGAACTACCCCGCGCTGGAAGCCATCATTGAGCTGAACCCGATCTATGTCTTCCTTGTCATGTACCGAGAAATCCTCATAGATGGAGTCGTGCCAGCAACCGAGCACTGGATCATGCTCAGCATCTGGGCCGGAGTGACTTTCATTATCGGATTCTTCGTTTTCTGGCTCGGAGAGGAGTCCTACGGCCGTGACCAGCACAAGTAA
- the wecB gene encoding non-hydrolyzing UDP-N-acetylglucosamine 2-epimerase, with the protein MKKIMPVYGTRPEAIKVAPIIKALQDADDFDCVVTVTGQHREMLDQVNELFGIEPDHDLNIIQPRQTLNMVMAKTIDGLDAILEQEQPDAVVVQGDTTTSTAGAIAAFNRGIPVVHVEAGLRSFNIFSPFPEEANRKMTSQISSLHLAPTSVSKANLLREAVNEDDVYVSGNTVIDALLDVVDKKVPFEDEALQNVQKAVEGGQKLVLVTTHRRENQGDAMRGVGRALARLSETHPDVLFVLPAHKNPVVREAILPFLEGKTNVVVTEPVAYGQFTHLISLANVVLTDSGGVQEEAPGLGKPVLVMRENTERPEAVTAGTVRLIGTDEERVYNEVTELLTDSAAYERMSNAVNPYGDGNAARRTLSAIRELLGTGKREAEFDDGLGN; encoded by the coding sequence GTGAAGAAGATCATGCCCGTCTACGGGACCCGTCCGGAAGCGATCAAGGTTGCTCCGATCATCAAGGCCCTGCAGGACGCGGACGATTTTGATTGCGTCGTCACCGTCACGGGCCAGCACCGTGAAATGCTGGACCAGGTTAATGAGCTCTTCGGTATTGAGCCGGACCATGATCTCAACATCATCCAGCCGCGCCAGACTTTGAACATGGTGATGGCCAAGACCATTGATGGACTCGACGCCATCCTGGAACAGGAACAGCCCGACGCCGTTGTGGTCCAGGGCGACACCACGACGTCGACGGCCGGAGCCATCGCCGCCTTCAACCGGGGGATTCCGGTGGTCCACGTAGAGGCCGGGCTCCGTAGCTTCAACATCTTCTCGCCCTTCCCTGAAGAAGCCAACCGCAAGATGACATCGCAGATCTCCTCGCTGCATTTGGCCCCCACCTCGGTGTCCAAAGCAAACCTGCTACGCGAAGCGGTGAACGAGGATGACGTCTACGTTTCCGGTAATACCGTGATCGATGCATTGCTCGACGTCGTCGACAAGAAGGTTCCGTTCGAAGACGAGGCCCTGCAGAACGTACAAAAAGCTGTTGAGGGTGGACAGAAGCTGGTGCTGGTGACCACCCACCGTCGTGAGAACCAGGGTGACGCAATGCGCGGCGTGGGTCGTGCTCTGGCTCGCTTGTCGGAGACGCACCCGGACGTCCTGTTTGTTCTTCCCGCTCACAAGAATCCGGTGGTGCGCGAAGCGATCCTGCCGTTCCTCGAGGGCAAGACTAATGTGGTGGTGACCGAGCCGGTAGCTTACGGCCAGTTCACCCACCTGATCTCGCTGGCGAACGTGGTGCTGACCGACTCCGGTGGAGTTCAGGAGGAGGCTCCTGGCCTGGGCAAGCCCGTGCTGGTGATGCGCGAGAACACCGAGCGTCCCGAGGCTGTGACTGCGGGGACCGTGCGTTTGATCGGCACTGATGAGGAGCGGGTCTACAACGAAGTGACCGAGTTGCTGACTGACTCCGCTGCCTATGAGCGTATGTCTAACGCGGTGAACCCCTACGGTGATGGTAACGCCGCCCGCCGTACGCTCTCGGCCATTCGCGAACTGCTGGGCACCGGCAAGCGCGAAGCTGAGTTCGATGACGGGCTCGGCAACTGA
- a CDS encoding ABC transporter ATP-binding protein codes for MTSTSNSPKQAPAEKTPSTDDKPLKLGELTLLATDVSLDYNVRIAHEQKSRKLFGSSGEKGVVQALKGISLAARKGEFIGLVGRNGSGKSTLLRVLAGVETPTSGEVVATSTPQLMGVKAALMPNLTGVDNIRIGLLAMGLTPAEVDERIPRVTELADIGNSIRMPMRTYSSGMNARLRFAISVAADPDILMIDEALSTGDDAFRQRSNEAMKQLIARSGTGFLVNHSAPAIRELCTRVVWLDKGEIVADGETQQIMSEYSKFMNALRRHGEPTALKVKSRYNQTFYERVQTIAGRTKTS; via the coding sequence GTGACCAGCACAAGTAACTCTCCAAAGCAGGCCCCAGCGGAAAAGACACCGTCAACCGATGACAAGCCACTGAAGCTAGGTGAACTCACCTTACTTGCCACCGATGTTTCACTGGACTACAACGTACGAATCGCCCACGAACAGAAGTCCCGAAAACTCTTCGGCTCCAGTGGAGAAAAAGGTGTCGTGCAGGCACTGAAGGGGATCTCGCTCGCAGCCCGCAAAGGTGAGTTCATCGGTCTCGTTGGGCGTAACGGTTCTGGAAAGAGCACGCTACTCCGAGTCCTTGCCGGCGTAGAAACGCCCACTAGCGGCGAGGTTGTTGCTACTTCAACCCCACAACTCATGGGCGTGAAGGCCGCCCTGATGCCCAATCTCACTGGTGTGGACAACATCCGAATCGGACTCTTGGCCATGGGTCTGACGCCCGCGGAAGTTGACGAGCGAATTCCGCGAGTCACCGAGCTGGCCGACATAGGAAACTCCATCAGGATGCCGATGCGAACATACTCTTCGGGAATGAACGCACGCCTCAGGTTTGCCATATCGGTCGCAGCAGATCCGGACATCCTCATGATCGATGAAGCACTCTCTACCGGCGATGACGCCTTCAGGCAGCGCTCCAATGAAGCCATGAAGCAGCTCATCGCTCGCTCAGGCACCGGGTTTCTCGTTAATCACTCAGCGCCGGCCATCCGAGAACTCTGCACGCGCGTAGTCTGGCTCGACAAAGGTGAAATTGTCGCCGATGGGGAAACTCAACAGATAATGAGCGAGTACAGCAAATTCATGAACGCCCTCCGCAGACATGGGGAACCTACGGCGTTGAAAGTGAAATCTCGCTATAACCAGACTTTCTACGAGCGAGTACAAACCATCGCTGGTAGAACAAAAACGTCATAG